In Ignavibacteriales bacterium, the following proteins share a genomic window:
- the uvrB gene encoding excinuclease ABC subunit UvrB encodes MPEFQLESTYKPTGDQPKAIQELVEGLNRAEKHQVLLGVTGSGKTFTMSNVIAQVNKPTLIISHNKTLAAQLYSEFKSFFPNNAVEFFISYYDYYQPEAYVIKRDLYIEKDFSVNEEIDRLRLKATTSLIEGRRDVIIVASVSCIYGIGAPQEYARQIIFIKKGIALTRKQLMRKLIDIYYTRNDIEFTRGTFRARGDVVEVIPAYQNDEAVRIEYWGDEIERISIIDSTTGNIIREVDSVPIYPAKYFVTTREQVNRAIKDIDDELHDRLKYFNQQEKYLEAQRIEQRTKFDIEMIKEIGYCSGIENYSRHMENRPPGSRPSCLFDYFPKDYLLIVDESHVTMPQIRGMYNGDRSRKEVLVEYGFRLPSALDNRPLKFDEFQDLVNQVIYVSATPADYELEQSKGAFVEQVIRPTGLIDPEIEIRPIKGQIDDLIGEIRIRVARKERILVTTLTKKMAEDLTDYLDKIGIQVRFIHSDVESLERVEIIRDLRLGDFDVLVGVNLLREGLDLPEVSLVAIIDADKEGFLRSERSLMQTAGRTARNINGRVIMYADKLTQSMKKTIDETNRRRKIQTEYNQENNITPVTIYKSVEEIMSSTSIADVRKKESDKPASFTKVAEPVIKYMSNEQKQDLVEQLTEEMLNAAKDLEFERAASLRDEIDKLKKMMK; translated from the coding sequence ATGCCAGAATTCCAACTTGAGTCTACCTACAAACCTACGGGTGATCAACCAAAAGCAATACAAGAATTGGTTGAAGGATTAAACCGCGCAGAAAAGCACCAGGTATTGCTTGGAGTAACCGGCAGCGGTAAAACTTTTACAATGTCTAATGTTATCGCCCAGGTGAATAAACCTACTTTAATCATTTCGCACAATAAAACTTTAGCCGCTCAACTTTACTCCGAATTCAAATCCTTCTTTCCAAATAATGCAGTTGAGTTTTTTATTAGTTATTACGATTACTATCAGCCCGAAGCTTATGTTATTAAAAGAGATTTATACATCGAAAAAGATTTTTCCGTAAATGAAGAGATTGACCGGCTGCGGCTTAAAGCTACTACTTCCTTAATTGAAGGAAGACGGGATGTAATAATTGTTGCAAGTGTAAGCTGCATATATGGAATTGGTGCACCGCAAGAATACGCACGACAAATCATTTTTATAAAAAAAGGAATTGCCCTTACCCGCAAACAACTAATGCGTAAACTGATTGATATTTATTACACCAGGAACGATATCGAGTTTACCCGTGGCACTTTCCGCGCACGAGGTGATGTAGTGGAAGTAATTCCTGCTTATCAAAACGATGAAGCAGTAAGAATAGAATATTGGGGAGATGAGATTGAAAGAATTTCGATAATTGATTCGACAACGGGTAATATTATTCGCGAAGTTGATTCAGTCCCAATTTATCCAGCAAAGTATTTTGTTACTACAAGAGAGCAGGTAAACCGTGCTATAAAGGATATTGATGATGAACTGCACGACAGATTAAAATACTTTAACCAGCAGGAAAAATATTTGGAAGCGCAACGAATAGAACAAAGGACCAAATTTGATATTGAGATGATAAAGGAAATTGGTTACTGTTCTGGCATTGAGAACTACTCAAGGCATATGGAAAATCGCCCACCCGGTTCTCGTCCTTCCTGCTTGTTCGATTACTTTCCCAAAGACTATCTTTTGATAGTGGATGAATCGCATGTAACGATGCCGCAGATAAGAGGAATGTATAATGGCGACCGCTCGCGGAAAGAAGTTTTAGTTGAATATGGTTTCCGTCTTCCTTCTGCTCTGGATAACCGCCCGCTAAAGTTTGATGAATTCCAGGACTTGGTTAACCAGGTTATTTATGTTAGCGCAACTCCTGCCGATTATGAGCTTGAACAATCGAAGGGTGCCTTTGTAGAACAGGTTATTCGTCCCACTGGATTGATTGATCCTGAAATTGAAATCCGCCCGATTAAAGGACAGATTGATGATCTGATTGGTGAAATAAGAATTCGTGTTGCCAGAAAGGAAAGAATTCTTGTTACCACATTAACAAAAAAAATGGCTGAAGATTTAACAGACTATCTTGACAAGATTGGAATTCAGGTTCGCTTCATTCACAGCGATGTTGAATCACTTGAAAGAGTTGAGATTATCCGTGATTTACGTTTGGGTGATTTTGATGTTCTTGTTGGTGTAAATCTTTTAAGGGAAGGACTCGACCTGCCTGAGGTTTCTCTGGTTGCAATCATTGATGCTGACAAGGAAGGATTCTTACGAAGCGAGCGCTCGTTGATGCAGACTGCTGGCAGAACCGCACGAAATATAAATGGAAGAGTAATTATGTATGCTGATAAGCTTACCCAATCAATGAAGAAAACAATCGATGAAACAAACCGCCGGAGAAAAATACAGACGGAATATAACCAGGAAAACAACATTACTCCTGTTACAATTTATAAAAGCGTAGAAGAAATCATGAGCTCTACTTCAATAGCCGATGTTAGAAAAAAAGAGAGCGACAAACCGGCTTCCTTTACTAAGGTTGCCGAACCTGTAATAAAGTATATGAGCAACGAACAAAAACAGGATTTAGTTGAACAGCTTACTGAGGAAATGCTTAACGCTGCAAAAGATTTGGAGTTTGAACGTGCTGCATCGCTACGGGACGAAATTGATAAATTGAAAAAAATGATGAAATAG
- a CDS encoding Crp/Fnr family transcriptional regulator gives MNINRIIIKDKLRELHLFSELDTEQLMQIASISSIDCHKKNDVIFREGSIYKGFYILLKGTIKVYRKTSRGKELTLHIIKPFNAFADVPLFEGKIYPVNAQAVDDCTLLFIPGDGFKKLLLENPTICFKMLSGFAKRMRALTRKVEDLTLKDVSIRLAEYLINEVIRSGTEKLTEPIIKLVISKKTLASYLGTITEILSRTFHKLENEGLIRVADKKIFIKDFNRLREMAR, from the coding sequence ATGAATATTAACCGGATAATAATAAAAGATAAACTTCGCGAGCTTCATCTATTCTCTGAACTTGATACAGAACAGTTAATGCAAATAGCATCTATCAGCAGTATTGATTGCCATAAAAAAAATGATGTTATTTTTAGGGAAGGTAGTATATACAAAGGCTTTTATATTTTACTAAAAGGAACAATAAAGGTTTATAGAAAAACTTCCCGGGGTAAAGAACTAACTCTTCATATAATTAAACCGTTTAATGCATTTGCAGATGTCCCATTATTTGAAGGAAAAATTTATCCTGTTAATGCGCAGGCTGTGGATGATTGTACTTTATTATTTATTCCAGGCGACGGTTTTAAGAAATTATTGTTGGAGAACCCAACAATTTGCTTTAAAATGTTAAGCGGTTTTGCAAAAAGAATGAGAGCGCTAACAAGAAAAGTCGAAGACTTGACTCTAAAGGATGTTTCAATCCGTCTTGCTGAATATTTAATAAATGAAGTTATTCGATCAGGTACAGAAAAACTTACTGAACCAATTATTAAACTAGTCATTTCTAAAAAAACACTTGCTTCCTATCTTGGAACAATCACCGAAATACTTTCCCGTACTTTTCACAAACTTGAAAATGAAGGACTTATTAGAGTTGCAGATAAAAAAATATTTATTAAGGACTTCAATCGCTTAAGAGAAATGGCTCGTTGA
- a CDS encoding OsmC family protein — translation MGTRKAYIKQIKGITFAGKTDSNHWITMDGPEEFGGSNAGIRPKELLLIGLGGCTGSDVVSILQKKRINMKDFEINISADLADEHPQVFTKIHIEYVFYGDNLPVKDIERAIDLSQTKYCAVTKMLEKAAEVTHSYRIEAK, via the coding sequence ATGGGAACCAGAAAAGCTTATATCAAACAAATAAAAGGAATCACCTTTGCAGGCAAAACGGATTCCAACCATTGGATTACTATGGACGGACCCGAGGAATTTGGTGGAAGCAATGCCGGCATTAGACCTAAAGAATTGTTGTTGATCGGTTTAGGTGGCTGCACAGGAAGCGATGTTGTTTCTATTCTTCAGAAAAAAAGAATTAACATGAAAGATTTTGAAATTAACATTTCGGCAGATCTTGCAGACGAACATCCGCAGGTTTTTACAAAGATTCACATTGAATATGTTTTTTATGGAGATAACCTTCCTGTAAAAGATATTGAAAGAGCGATAGATCTTTCGCAAACGAAATATTGTGCAGTTACCAAGATGCTTGAAAAAGCTGCTGAAGTTACTCATTCGTATAGGATTGAAGCGAAGTAA
- a CDS encoding DUF6448 family protein, with protein sequence MRTLRRISLLIIFSILILSPKNIYAHCDGLDGPVVKTAMKALESNNVNLVLIWVQKEDEYFIKDAFKKTLSVRKLNEEAKDLADMYFFETLVRIHRAGEGEPYTGLKPAGRDLGAVIPAADLSIEKGKLEPLEKVYKQKNLPIDKIQMLFKEVIENKNYNINDVDAGRKYVKAYVEFLHTAEHLYDSSEKTKAEKKHKLEKAESNHKH encoded by the coding sequence ATGAGAACATTAAGAAGAATCAGTTTACTAATTATATTCAGCATATTAATCTTGTCTCCAAAAAATATTTATGCTCATTGCGACGGACTGGATGGTCCGGTTGTAAAAACTGCAATGAAAGCTTTGGAATCCAACAATGTGAATTTAGTCCTGATATGGGTTCAAAAGGAAGATGAATATTTTATTAAAGATGCTTTTAAGAAAACTCTTTCCGTAAGGAAACTGAATGAGGAAGCAAAAGACCTTGCTGATATGTACTTCTTTGAAACCTTAGTAAGAATACATAGAGCAGGTGAAGGCGAACCATATACAGGATTGAAACCAGCCGGAAGAGATTTAGGTGCAGTGATACCCGCCGCAGATTTATCTATTGAGAAAGGCAAACTAGAACCCCTCGAAAAAGTTTATAAACAGAAAAATCTGCCAATTGATAAAATTCAAATGCTCTTTAAAGAAGTAATTGAAAATAAGAATTATAATATCAATGATGTTGATGCAGGTAGAAAGTATGTAAAGGCATATGTAGAGTTTCTGCATACGGCTGAGCACTTGTATGATTCATCTGAAAAGACAAAGGCTGAGAAAAAGCACAAATTGGAAAAAGCAGAATCTAATCACAAACATTAA
- a CDS encoding acyl-CoA dehydratase activase, whose protein sequence is MSVYKSLGICVGASTISAVYASKQHNSITVDSAKSFTHNGNPQEVLVKILESISDQKITITGKKYRKFLNLTSISEAEAIEFALENQKLSADLIISAGGENFIVYSLDKENKIAKVSTGNKCASGTGEFFLQQIKRMDLSIEEAVKFGVKGEPYNISGRCSVFCKSDCTHALNKGIPKENVIAGLSKMMAQKIIELTSKIPHKSAILIGGTTKNKAMLRFLKEHFENVLIPEEAPYFEALGAAVFALKNDTIKYEMENLFIDGHSAFSFHKPLNAFTSMVHFKEMKREIPVENDVCIIGLDVGSTTTKTILLRLNDNSILASEYLRTNGDPVKASIECYKSLKSQLQVPVKIVGLGVTGSGRQIAGLHALTKGIINEIIAHATATIYFDKDVDTIFEIGGQDAKYTYITSGIASDYAMNEACSAGTGSFLEEAANESLHIDYEEIGSIALLADRPPNFNDQCAAFISSDIKNALHEGLSKENIVAGLVYSICMNYNNRVKGNRPVGKKVFMQGGVCYNKAVPVAMAALTGKEIIVPPEPGLMGAFGVALEIKNRLELGLIKENTFNLDELINRQVEYENSFVCAGGAEKCDRKCGVSLIKIEGKKYPFGGACNKYYNLQLDINPSSKENDLVKLRQHLVYEKYIHPIELEDNAPTIGISKSFLTNTLYPLYYNFFTQLGFRIILGSDAKPNGIDKKESTFCYPAELAHGFFQDLIDKKPDYIFLPHISEIQNQDSNSQKKTCVLLQSESYYLQTTFKDELKGIKILSPVLNFSAGYESEKNKFITLAVELAKDKVTASAAFDFAVDNLMMMLSEFKQIGKNFLAKLEEDPERFAVVLFGRSYNAFAKEANLGIPQKFASRNFEIIPHDFLPTEELESYQHMYWGLGQQVLKTARFVKSHPQLFGAFITNFSCGPDSFIIGYFRNIMGKKPSLTLELDSHSADAGINTRIEAAIDIIKSYRELNKDKIEVESHNDFIPLRIKDSHCIVDSDGNEFSISDPSIKVLVPSMGRLGTELFSAAFRSVGINSEPLPVYDFETLMIGRGNSTCKECLPLQLNAGSMIDYYNYRKNPNEKTLFFMTKGDGPCRLGQYHVFLEDLINKREMKNVGVYTLTDEDSYGGLGNDFVIRGWAAVTVSDVLKDIYTAIQALAVDKEKANQIFEEEFKKVLSGFSKLKLSSIYKLIEKSAIVLSKIETKESIKDAKKVALIGEIFVRHDEFSRMDLIERLSEKGFVVKTAPIGEYVYYSNYLAGKNGDGTLGLGDRVKFKIRDITQREIEKKIKKALAMSGFYEYHLTDVEEVIESASPFIKDKLEGEAVLTVGSALSEILDHTCGVVSLGPFGCMPSRVAESILNVEMNIDGKIKSQLKKKKVNYPDVEDLPFLTVETDGNLFPQIIQSKIEIFMLQAERLHEKLKSKDEPTKRKYREVFTRLVESFQTKGWDIPEGETLPQYNSAVSEVE, encoded by the coding sequence ATGTCAGTTTATAAATCTCTCGGTATTTGTGTCGGTGCATCCACAATTTCTGCGGTCTACGCAAGTAAACAGCACAATTCTATAACTGTAGATTCCGCAAAAAGTTTTACTCATAATGGCAATCCGCAAGAAGTACTTGTGAAAATTCTCGAAAGCATTTCAGATCAAAAAATTACTATTACCGGAAAGAAGTACAGAAAATTTCTAAATCTCACTTCAATATCAGAAGCTGAAGCAATTGAATTTGCACTTGAAAATCAGAAACTATCAGCCGATTTAATAATTAGTGCTGGTGGAGAAAATTTTATTGTTTATTCATTAGACAAAGAAAATAAAATCGCGAAAGTTTCTACCGGAAATAAATGTGCATCAGGTACCGGGGAATTTTTTCTGCAGCAGATTAAACGGATGGATTTAAGTATTGAAGAAGCTGTAAAGTTTGGAGTAAAGGGAGAACCATACAATATCTCCGGCAGATGCTCTGTATTCTGTAAATCGGATTGCACCCACGCATTGAACAAAGGAATTCCTAAAGAAAATGTTATTGCCGGCTTATCTAAAATGATGGCACAAAAGATAATTGAACTTACCTCCAAGATACCGCATAAATCTGCGATATTGATTGGCGGAACAACAAAGAATAAAGCAATGCTCCGCTTTCTTAAAGAACATTTTGAAAATGTATTAATTCCGGAAGAAGCGCCATATTTTGAAGCCCTTGGTGCGGCAGTATTTGCGTTGAAGAATGATACAATTAAATATGAAATGGAAAATCTTTTCATTGACGGACATTCGGCTTTTTCTTTCCATAAACCGTTGAACGCATTTACTTCAATGGTTCACTTTAAAGAAATGAAAAGAGAAATACCTGTAGAAAATGACGTTTGTATTATTGGTCTGGATGTTGGCTCAACAACAACTAAAACAATTCTGCTTAGATTAAATGATAATTCTATTTTAGCATCTGAGTACTTAAGAACAAACGGAGATCCGGTTAAAGCATCGATAGAATGCTATAAAAGTTTGAAAAGCCAATTGCAAGTACCGGTAAAAATAGTTGGACTCGGTGTAACAGGTTCAGGTCGTCAAATTGCAGGATTACACGCTCTTACAAAAGGAATTATAAATGAAATAATTGCGCATGCCACCGCAACAATTTATTTTGATAAAGATGTCGATACGATTTTTGAAATCGGTGGACAGGATGCTAAATATACTTACATTACTTCGGGGATCGCCTCAGACTATGCAATGAATGAAGCTTGCTCTGCTGGTACCGGATCCTTTCTTGAAGAAGCAGCTAATGAATCGCTTCATATAGATTATGAAGAGATTGGCAGTATTGCGTTGCTGGCAGACAGACCTCCGAATTTTAATGATCAATGTGCAGCATTCATTAGTAGTGATATTAAGAATGCGTTGCACGAAGGATTATCGAAAGAGAATATAGTTGCCGGTTTAGTTTATTCAATTTGCATGAATTATAATAACCGCGTAAAAGGAAATCGTCCTGTTGGTAAAAAAGTTTTTATGCAGGGTGGAGTTTGTTACAACAAAGCTGTGCCAGTTGCAATGGCGGCATTAACAGGAAAAGAAATTATTGTTCCCCCTGAGCCCGGTTTAATGGGCGCATTTGGTGTTGCATTGGAAATTAAAAATCGTTTAGAACTGGGATTGATTAAAGAAAATACTTTTAATCTTGATGAGCTAATTAACAGGCAGGTAGAATACGAAAACTCATTTGTTTGTGCCGGTGGTGCCGAAAAATGCGATAGAAAATGCGGAGTATCTTTAATTAAAATTGAAGGAAAAAAATATCCTTTCGGCGGAGCCTGCAACAAGTATTACAATCTTCAACTTGATATTAATCCTTCTTCCAAAGAAAATGATCTGGTAAAACTTCGCCAACATTTGGTTTACGAAAAATACATTCATCCAATTGAATTAGAAGATAATGCTCCGACAATCGGAATTTCAAAATCATTTCTGACGAATACACTTTATCCGTTGTACTACAATTTCTTTACGCAACTTGGATTTAGAATTATCCTTGGCAGCGATGCCAAACCAAATGGAATAGACAAAAAGGAATCGACATTCTGTTACCCGGCAGAACTTGCGCATGGATTTTTCCAGGATTTAATTGATAAAAAACCGGATTATATTTTTCTTCCGCACATAAGTGAGATTCAAAATCAGGATTCCAATTCACAGAAAAAAACCTGCGTGCTGCTTCAATCAGAAAGTTACTATCTACAAACCACGTTTAAAGATGAGTTAAAAGGAATCAAAATTCTTTCTCCGGTATTAAATTTTTCCGCTGGTTATGAAAGTGAAAAGAACAAATTTATTACTTTAGCCGTTGAGTTAGCTAAAGATAAAGTAACTGCTTCAGCCGCATTTGATTTTGCAGTTGATAATTTAATGATGATGTTAAGCGAATTCAAACAAATCGGCAAAAATTTTCTTGCAAAGCTGGAAGAAGATCCGGAAAGATTTGCCGTTGTATTATTTGGCAGGAGCTATAACGCTTTTGCAAAGGAAGCCAATCTGGGAATTCCGCAAAAGTTTGCTTCAAGAAATTTTGAAATTATTCCGCATGATTTTCTTCCAACGGAAGAACTGGAAAGTTATCAGCATATGTATTGGGGTTTAGGGCAGCAGGTGCTTAAAACTGCGCGATTTGTTAAAAGCCATCCGCAATTGTTTGGTGCATTTATTACAAACTTTAGCTGTGGTCCGGATTCGTTCATCATTGGTTACTTCCGAAATATTATGGGAAAGAAACCATCACTTACACTTGAGCTGGACAGCCACTCTGCTGATGCAGGAATCAATACAAGAATTGAAGCTGCGATTGATATAATAAAAAGTTACCGCGAACTGAACAAAGACAAAATTGAAGTAGAAAGTCATAATGATTTTATTCCACTGCGAATTAAAGACTCACATTGTATTGTTGATTCTGATGGAAATGAGTTTTCAATTAGCGATCCTTCCATAAAGGTGCTTGTTCCAAGTATGGGCAGATTGGGGACAGAACTTTTTTCTGCGGCATTCAGATCAGTGGGAATAAATTCCGAACCACTTCCTGTTTATGATTTTGAAACATTAATGATCGGAAGAGGAAATTCCACCTGTAAAGAATGTTTGCCACTTCAATTAAATGCCGGCTCGATGATAGACTATTATAACTACCGAAAAAATCCAAATGAAAAAACTCTTTTCTTTATGACAAAAGGCGATGGACCTTGCCGGCTTGGGCAATATCACGTTTTTCTTGAAGACTTGATTAATAAACGGGAAATGAAAAACGTTGGTGTTTACACTTTAACAGATGAAGATTCTTATGGTGGACTTGGAAACGATTTTGTAATTCGTGGCTGGGCTGCCGTTACTGTTTCTGATGTTCTGAAAGATATTTATACAGCAATCCAGGCATTAGCTGTTGATAAAGAAAAAGCAAACCAGATTTTTGAAGAGGAGTTTAAAAAAGTTCTTTCTGGGTTTTCAAAACTAAAGTTAAGTAGTATTTATAAGTTGATTGAAAAATCAGCCATAGTCTTATCAAAAATTGAAACAAAAGAATCGATTAAAGATGCAAAGAAGGTTGCATTGATTGGAGAAATATTTGTCCGCCACGATGAATTTTCCAGGATGGATTTGATTGAAAGATTATCCGAAAAAGGATTTGTTGTTAAAACTGCTCCAATCGGTGAATATGTTTATTACTCAAATTATCTTGCAGGAAAGAATGGTGATGGAACTTTGGGGCTTGGCGATAGAGTTAAATTTAAGATAAGAGATATTACCCAAAGAGAAATTGAAAAGAAAATCAAGAAAGCTCTGGCTATGTCTGGTTTCTACGAATATCACTTAACCGATGTTGAAGAAGTAATTGAAAGTGCCTCACCGTTCATAAAAGATAAACTGGAAGGTGAAGCTGTCTTAACAGTTGGTTCTGCCTTAAGTGAAATTTTAGATCATACTTGCGGAGTAGTTTCTTTGGGACCATTCGGATGTATGCCATCGCGGGTTGCAGAATCGATCCTGAATGTAGAAATGAATATTGATGGAAAGATAAAATCTCAGTTAAAAAAGAAAAAAGTAAATTATCCTGATGTTGAAGATTTGCCGTTTCTTACAGTTGAAACTGACGGAAATTTATTCCCGCAGATAATACAATCGAAGATTGAAATTTTTATGCTTCAGGCGGAGCGATTGCATGAAAAGCTAAAATCCAAAGATGAACCAACAAAAAGAAAGTACCGGGAAGTTTTCACAAGATTGGTTGAAAGTTTTCAAACCAAAGGATGGGATATTCCCGAAGGAGAAACTTTACCGCAGTACAATAGCGCTGTTTCAGAAGTTGAATAG
- a CDS encoding DUF1828 domain-containing protein translates to MKDLIQSYIDWLRQKINYKEVNGYYEISTPFVNHINDYIQIYLKRDANDRIVITDDGDTIKNLEMEGLEFNTPSRKKELEVILNGFGISVSGNELLSYATPQTFPMRKHNFIQAILAVDDLHVLAQPKVESYFIEDVVNYLNHNSVRFSRNIILQGKSTFQHKFDILIPASQKETERILKIVVNPKKQNIISHLFGFEDTKLARDNEGIMVLNDIDKEIPVDVIQAIKEYGIYDIPWSQREKHKFKLVA, encoded by the coding sequence ATGAAAGATCTTATACAAAGCTATATTGATTGGTTAAGACAAAAAATAAATTACAAGGAAGTAAATGGATATTACGAAATATCCACTCCTTTCGTAAATCACATTAATGACTATATTCAAATCTATCTTAAAAGAGATGCTAACGATAGAATAGTAATAACAGATGATGGTGATACAATTAAAAATCTTGAAATGGAAGGATTGGAGTTTAATACACCATCTAGGAAGAAGGAACTTGAAGTTATATTAAATGGTTTCGGAATATCAGTAAGTGGGAATGAATTACTAAGTTACGCCACACCTCAGACTTTTCCAATGAGGAAGCATAATTTTATTCAAGCAATTTTAGCTGTAGATGATTTACATGTTTTAGCACAACCAAAAGTCGAATCATATTTTATTGAAGATGTTGTAAATTATTTAAACCATAACTCTGTCCGTTTTTCAAGGAATATTATATTGCAAGGAAAAAGTACATTTCAGCACAAGTTTGATATTCTGATTCCTGCTTCACAAAAAGAAACTGAAAGAATATTAAAAATTGTAGTTAATCCCAAAAAACAAAATATTATTTCACATCTATTTGGATTTGAGGATACAAAATTGGCTCGCGATAATGAAGGTATAATGGTACTAAATGATATTGATAAAGAAATACCCGTCGATGTCATTCAAGCGATAAAGGAATATGGAATTTATGATATTCCTTGGTCTCAAAGAGAAAAACACAAATTTAAGCTCGTTGCATAA
- a CDS encoding cbb3-type cytochrome c oxidase subunit I encodes MSFLQILTNGEQGLFKPNSLTPMQKLTLRFVVVGLIYYGVVVIEGMLMRLFEVNPNLALGVEPKQFFAIMTAHPLVGIFGSTYSIVFGAFLFLVPFLMKKPLWSIKLGNWNFWLIAIGTFVFWFAGFVSHYSPLYTLYWPLPADFSQFSVLGGTFFIVGIALVMVGTAFFVINIYKTITYTPDGWEKQPKGALIKSALGLTGLTNLFSKKKKEHLVSLPVAAIARGTVDTAFNAVVILFAGVLILVYMVAELFGVSLKHSAIDALLYKNFFWWGLDLIADGLVLIFVAGTWYLLATLITGKKLFMENWARAALFIEMVVSWTVWSHHLMSDQAQPGILKILSGEMVTAFELITQGLAFFITLATLWSARPLKMSHPLKFLLGGLLGFALAVPAGIMQADLGLNRILHNTQWIVGPHVHVAILVGLTMTLYSAIYFLFPILTNGAKLYSNKLANFHFWAHLLGGIGMGAFMGMAGLRGMLRRSIYLNGEFNVYMILAALSGSLILLAFLAFFYNIVMSVGLKGVIGIFMPSKLKTTDLLPAEK; translated from the coding sequence ATGAGTTTTTTACAAATATTAACAAACGGAGAACAAGGTTTATTCAAACCTAATTCCCTAACGCCAATGCAAAAATTAACATTGCGGTTTGTTGTAGTTGGATTGATCTATTACGGTGTTGTTGTTATTGAAGGAATGTTGATGAGATTATTTGAAGTTAATCCCAATCTTGCTTTGGGCGTAGAACCAAAACAGTTTTTTGCTATAATGACGGCACACCCACTTGTAGGAATTTTTGGTTCTACATATTCCATTGTATTTGGCGCCTTTCTTTTCCTTGTTCCATTCTTAATGAAAAAACCATTGTGGAGTATTAAATTAGGAAACTGGAACTTTTGGTTAATTGCAATCGGCACTTTTGTGTTTTGGTTTGCTGGATTTGTATCTCACTATTCTCCTCTCTACACACTTTATTGGCCTTTGCCGGCAGATTTTTCGCAGTTTAGTGTTTTAGGTGGAACTTTCTTTATCGTTGGGATTGCACTCGTAATGGTAGGGACTGCATTTTTTGTTATCAATATTTACAAGACTATTACATATACTCCCGATGGCTGGGAGAAACAACCTAAAGGCGCATTAATAAAATCTGCACTCGGATTAACTGGTTTAACAAATCTATTTTCAAAAAAGAAAAAAGAACATTTGGTTTCTCTACCTGTTGCTGCAATAGCAAGAGGAACAGTTGACACTGCTTTTAATGCTGTGGTTATTTTATTCGCCGGTGTTTTAATATTAGTTTATATGGTTGCCGAATTATTTGGAGTAAGTCTAAAACATTCTGCTATTGATGCTTTATTATATAAAAATTTTTTCTGGTGGGGTCTTGATTTAATTGCCGATGGACTGGTTTTAATATTTGTTGCCGGTACATGGTATTTACTTGCAACATTAATTACTGGCAAAAAATTATTTATGGAAAACTGGGCGCGTGCAGCTTTATTTATTGAAATGGTTGTTAGCTGGACTGTCTGGTCGCATCATTTAATGTCAGATCAGGCACAGCCAGGTATATTAAAAATTCTATCCGGGGAAATGGTTACTGCGTTTGAACTGATTACACAAGGTTTAGCTTTCTTTATTACACTTGCAACACTTTGGAGCGCAAGACCATTAAAAATGAGTCATCCATTAAAATTTTTACTTGGCGGATTGCTCGGATTTGCTTTAGCTGTTCCAGCGGGTATTATGCAGGCTGATTTAGGATTGAATAGAATTCTTCATAACACTCAATGGATTGTTGGTCCTCACGTTCACGTTGCAATTTTAGTAGGATTGACAATGACACTATATTCGGCAATATATTTTCTCTTTCCAATCCTTACTAACGGAGCAAAACTTTATAGCAACAAATTGGCGAACTTCCATTTCTGGGCACATCTTCTTGGTGGAATTGGAATGGGCGCTTTTATGGGGATGGCTGGATTAAGGGGAATGTTACGCCGTTCAATTTACCTCAACGGCGAATTCAATGTTTATATGATATTAGCAGCGCTTTCCGGCTCATTGATTCTTCTGGCATTTTTGGCGTTCTTCTATAATATTGTTATGAGTGTTGGATTGAAAGGTGTAATTGGAATCTTTATGCCTTCTAAATTAAAAACGACTGATTTATTGCCAGCCGAGAAATGA
- a CDS encoding antibiotic biosynthesis monooxygenase → MFINTIEFPPIKAGKESEFLEWFKWSNSVYKKFTGFISRRLLQHTKGTGSYVILMEHENDKTFMNMHTSKEQKESFAKLKPLLEGSPSAKFYNVIIDNEQKKYYFNSRDFNKDI, encoded by the coding sequence ATGTTTATAAACACTATTGAGTTCCCGCCAATAAAAGCTGGCAAAGAATCTGAGTTTCTTGAGTGGTTTAAATGGTCGAATAGCGTTTACAAAAAATTTACTGGATTTATTTCCAGGCGACTCTTGCAACACACTAAAGGAACTGGAAGCTATGTTATTTTAATGGAACACGAAAACGATAAGACCTTTATGAATATGCATACAAGCAAAGAACAAAAAGAATCTTTTGCTAAATTAAAACCATTACTTGAAGGTTCGCCTTCAGCAAAGTTTTATAATGTTATTATAGATAACGAACAAAAAAAATATTATTTTAATTCAAGAGATTTTAACAAGGATATCTAA